One Paenibacillus sp. FSL W8-0186 genomic window carries:
- a CDS encoding Nramp family divalent metal transporter — protein sequence MNGPSKGSDDAAEGWLRQSSNISLEEVNSSIKIPKDAKFWRKFFAFAGPGSLVAVGYVDPGNWATSIAGGARFGYTLLSVILISNLIAMLLQSLSAKLGIVTGRDLAQATRDAVGKKTSFALWILTELAIVATDLAEVIGSAIALNLLFGIPLLLGILITTLDVLLLLLLQKKGFRIIESIVIVLMVTIFGVFVFEVIVSKPQVSALLGGYVPKLEIVTNPEMLLISLGILGATVMPHNLYLHSAIVQTRQYERTREGRKEALKYSVLDSNISLIIAFLINSAILILGSAAFYGTSMDVSELERAYELLSPTVGVGIASTLFAVALLASGQNSTITGTLTGQIVMEGFVHLRVSPWLRRIITRLIAVVPAFIVTWLAGSKGTGELLIWSQVVLSLQLPFAVIPLVLFTSDKRKMGEFANGTWVKALSWFCTAVILVLNVFLVTYIIITGHDLG from the coding sequence ATGAATGGTCCGTCGAAGGGATCGGATGATGCTGCCGAGGGATGGCTGCGGCAAAGTTCGAATATAAGTCTGGAGGAAGTGAACAGTTCGATCAAAATCCCAAAGGACGCCAAGTTCTGGAGAAAATTTTTCGCCTTTGCCGGCCCAGGGTCTTTAGTAGCTGTAGGTTATGTCGATCCTGGTAACTGGGCGACCTCCATTGCAGGCGGGGCGCGTTTCGGCTACACTTTGCTTTCCGTCATTCTTATTTCTAACTTGATTGCCATGCTGCTGCAATCCTTGTCAGCGAAGCTGGGCATTGTGACAGGACGGGATTTAGCCCAGGCCACAAGAGATGCGGTCGGGAAGAAAACCTCCTTCGCTTTATGGATTCTCACAGAATTGGCGATCGTGGCAACGGACTTGGCCGAGGTGATCGGCTCTGCCATCGCGCTTAATTTGCTGTTTGGCATCCCGTTACTGCTGGGCATTTTGATTACAACGCTTGACGTGCTGCTGTTACTGCTGCTGCAGAAGAAAGGGTTCCGCATTATTGAATCGATCGTCATCGTATTAATGGTAACGATATTCGGCGTGTTTGTATTTGAGGTCATCGTCTCGAAGCCGCAAGTGTCTGCCTTATTGGGCGGTTATGTGCCGAAGCTGGAAATCGTTACAAATCCGGAAATGCTGCTGATCTCTCTGGGGATCCTGGGAGCGACGGTAATGCCTCATAATCTGTACTTGCATTCCGCCATCGTGCAAACCAGACAATACGAGCGGACCAGGGAAGGACGAAAGGAGGCGCTGAAATATTCCGTATTGGATTCGAATATTTCATTAATTATTGCTTTTTTGATTAACTCAGCCATTTTAATTCTTGGCTCTGCTGCTTTTTACGGTACAAGTATGGATGTTTCCGAGCTTGAAAGAGCTTATGAGTTGTTGAGCCCTACGGTCGGAGTAGGCATCGCCAGCACGTTGTTTGCAGTCGCATTGCTGGCCTCCGGCCAGAACTCGACGATTACCGGAACGCTAACGGGCCAGATCGTGATGGAAGGATTTGTGCATTTGCGGGTGTCCCCTTGGCTTCGCCGGATAATTACCCGATTAATCGCCGTCGTCCCAGCCTTTATTGTGACGTGGCTCGCCGGATCGAAAGGAACGGGGGAACTCCTTATTTGGAGTCAGGTCGTGCTTAGCCTGCAGCTGCCTTTCGCCGTTATTCCACTAGTATTGTTTACGAGCGACAAAAGGAAAATGGGTGAGTTCGCGAACGGAACCTGGGTTAAAGCATTATCCTGGTTTTGTACGGCCGTCATTTTAGTCTTGAATGTTTTCCTCGTCACATATATCATCATAACCGGACATGATTTAGGTTAA
- a CDS encoding replication-associated recombination protein A has protein sequence MDLFSYQQSSSPAGRLLADRMRPTTLDEYIGQEDIVGPGKLLRRAIEADQVSSILLYGPPGCGKTTLAHIISNHTQGEFVRLNAVDASVKDVREVIEKAHNDKSFYGTKTILFLDEVHRFNSSRQDALLPAVEKGTITFIGATTENPFHYVNGALMSRSTLFQLQPLTKEHSLIAMKRALTDKEKGLGFMHLEVDEEALLHIAAMANGDIRRALNALELAAMTTPPRQDGCVHITLEVAEESIRRPLVKADESTQYDVLSAFHKSIRGSSDAALFWFLYAVEKLGMDPMTFIRRLIAASSEDIGLANPQAMVQAVSALEAYRNNGWPEAKLNIAQAILFAVESPKSNAVTTAISKAMTAIEDVRSAEVPLHLRDTHYKGSEKLGHVGYKYPHDYPGHYVKQDYLPPNLAKRKFYEATEQGNESKIRHNQQIRQSKDMQ, from the coding sequence ATGGATTTGTTCTCATACCAGCAAAGCTCGAGCCCTGCCGGCAGGCTGCTTGCCGACCGGATGAGGCCGACGACGCTGGATGAATATATCGGGCAGGAAGACATCGTGGGGCCCGGCAAGCTGCTGCGCAGGGCGATTGAAGCGGACCAGGTATCTTCGATTCTGCTGTATGGCCCCCCCGGCTGCGGGAAGACAACGCTTGCTCATATTATTTCCAATCATACGCAAGGAGAGTTTGTAAGGCTGAATGCCGTAGATGCTTCCGTAAAGGATGTGCGGGAAGTGATCGAGAAGGCTCACAACGATAAGTCCTTCTATGGAACGAAAACAATTCTGTTTCTGGATGAGGTGCACAGATTTAACAGCTCGCGGCAGGATGCGCTGCTTCCAGCTGTAGAAAAGGGGACGATTACTTTTATCGGGGCGACGACGGAGAACCCGTTCCATTATGTGAACGGGGCTTTGATGAGCCGCTCGACCTTGTTCCAGCTGCAGCCCTTGACGAAAGAGCATTCGCTCATTGCGATGAAGCGGGCTTTGACCGATAAGGAAAAAGGGTTAGGCTTTATGCACCTTGAAGTGGATGAGGAGGCGCTGCTGCATATCGCGGCGATGGCGAACGGGGATATCCGCCGGGCATTGAATGCGCTGGAGCTGGCAGCGATGACGACTCCTCCGCGGCAGGATGGATGTGTCCACATTACTTTGGAGGTGGCGGAGGAATCGATCCGGCGTCCGCTAGTTAAGGCGGATGAGTCGACACAATACGACGTGCTGTCGGCGTTCCACAAAAGCATCCGCGGCTCCAGCGATGCAGCGCTGTTCTGGTTCCTGTACGCCGTGGAGAAGCTGGGGATGGACCCTATGACCTTCATCCGGCGGCTGATTGCCGCAAGCAGCGAGGATATCGGCCTGGCGAATCCCCAAGCGATGGTTCAGGCAGTGAGCGCGCTGGAGGCGTATCGGAATAACGGCTGGCCGGAGGCGAAGCTGAACATCGCCCAGGCGATTCTATTTGCGGTAGAGAGCCCGAAATCCAATGCTGTGACCACAGCGATCTCCAAAGCGATGACGGCCATCGAGGATGTGAGATCGGCGGAGGTGCCTCTGCATTTGCGGGATACCCACTACAAGGGGTCCGAAAAGCTGGGACATGTCGGCTACAAATATCCGCATGATTATCCGGGGCACTATGTGAAGCAGGATTATCTGCCGCCGAATTTGGCGAAGCGGAAGTTCTATGAGGCGACGGAGCAGGGGAATGAGAGCAAAATCCGCCATAACCAGCAAATTCGGCAGTCGAAGGACATGCAGTAG
- a CDS encoding CD3324 family protein translates to MSYKNGKDVLPPRLLKELQRHIQGELLYIPKPEQSRASWGELSGSRTTIANRNEEIFRKHRSGLSVRDLAEMYYLSDESIRKILAKMRTVQKETTPSC, encoded by the coding sequence GTGAGCTACAAAAATGGGAAGGATGTGCTTCCCCCCCGATTGCTGAAGGAATTGCAGCGCCATATTCAAGGTGAGCTTCTCTACATCCCCAAGCCGGAGCAAAGCCGTGCTTCCTGGGGAGAGCTCAGCGGTTCCCGCACAACGATTGCCAATCGGAATGAGGAAATATTTCGGAAGCATCGTTCAGGCCTATCGGTTAGAGATTTAGCCGAGATGTACTACCTCTCAGACGAGAGCATTCGCAAAATACTGGCCAAGATGCGCACCGTCCAGAAGGAAACAACACCCTCATGCTAG
- a CDS encoding sugar-binding domain-containing protein, with translation MGTQMYIKDYPRPQFIRTDWVNLNGEWSFGFDDENMGERLGWPKKFGGDRQITVPFTYETRASGIGEEEHHSNVWYHRMLDIPAEKAGRRVILHFQAVDYIAKVWVNGEYVGQHQGGYSAFSFDITSYIVCGDANSLTVKVEDSMDAAQPRGKQRWEQNSFECFYVQTTGIWQSVWLEYAAPTYIDQVKITPDVDDWKVRFEYQMNGDWPAADMWLETIVSLKGKQVKKVGLAMDRSWLQLEVDLIHEVNGPWKMSCWTPDHPNLYDVEFILYRGQEKIDHVYSYFGMRKISTKAGQVLLNNEPIYQRLVLDQGYWPESHLTPPSDEAIIQDIDAILEMGYNGVRKHMKVEDARFLYWCDVKGLLVWSEMAATFEFNDNAIQRFTNEWMEVVRQYYNHPCIVVWVPFNESWGIMQIAKDRKQQSFTEAIYHLTKAYDPYRLVVSNDGWEHTVSDLITLHDYVESGEEFLQRYKDKEKIIGNEIAFNKRKYAFADGYSYSGQPIIVSEFGGIAFKNEAGWGYGHQESSEESFVARLKAIHHAIKNTDYIAGYCYTQITDVQQEMNGLLTESRKLKVPMEVIKEMNQS, from the coding sequence ATGGGAACACAGATGTATATCAAGGATTATCCAAGACCGCAATTCATAAGGACGGACTGGGTTAATTTGAATGGCGAGTGGAGCTTCGGATTCGATGATGAAAACATGGGTGAACGCTTGGGATGGCCAAAGAAGTTCGGGGGTGATCGCCAAATTACTGTTCCTTTCACTTATGAAACCAGAGCTAGCGGTATTGGCGAAGAAGAGCATCATTCTAATGTATGGTACCATCGAATGCTGGATATTCCGGCCGAGAAAGCGGGCAGGCGAGTCATACTGCACTTCCAAGCGGTTGATTATATCGCCAAGGTTTGGGTGAATGGGGAGTATGTTGGACAGCACCAAGGAGGCTATTCCGCATTTTCCTTCGATATTACCTCCTATATCGTTTGCGGAGATGCCAACAGCTTGACGGTCAAGGTGGAAGACAGCATGGATGCTGCCCAGCCGCGGGGGAAGCAGCGTTGGGAGCAGAATAGCTTCGAGTGCTTCTATGTGCAGACGACGGGAATCTGGCAGTCGGTATGGCTGGAATACGCAGCGCCTACGTATATCGATCAAGTGAAAATAACCCCGGACGTCGACGATTGGAAGGTGAGGTTCGAATATCAAATGAACGGCGATTGGCCGGCCGCAGATATGTGGCTGGAAACGATCGTCAGCTTGAAGGGGAAGCAGGTTAAAAAGGTCGGCTTGGCGATGGATCGAAGCTGGCTCCAGTTGGAGGTTGACCTGATTCATGAAGTGAACGGCCCCTGGAAGATGAGCTGCTGGACGCCGGACCATCCGAATTTGTATGACGTTGAGTTTATTTTGTACCGCGGCCAGGAGAAGATAGATCATGTCTATTCCTATTTTGGCATGCGGAAAATTTCCACCAAAGCCGGACAGGTATTGCTTAACAACGAACCGATCTACCAGCGGCTTGTTCTGGATCAAGGCTATTGGCCGGAGAGCCATCTTACTCCGCCTTCGGACGAAGCCATCATCCAAGATATCGATGCGATTCTGGAGATGGGTTACAACGGCGTACGAAAGCATATGAAAGTAGAGGATGCCCGTTTTCTGTACTGGTGTGATGTGAAGGGGCTGCTCGTATGGTCGGAGATGGCAGCAACATTCGAGTTTAACGACAATGCGATTCAGAGATTTACCAACGAATGGATGGAGGTAGTGCGGCAGTATTATAATCATCCATGCATTGTGGTGTGGGTTCCATTTAATGAATCCTGGGGGATCATGCAAATTGCCAAGGACAGAAAGCAGCAGTCTTTCACGGAGGCCATCTATCATCTCACCAAAGCTTATGATCCTTACCGGCTTGTCGTATCCAATGACGGCTGGGAGCATACGGTGTCGGATCTCATAACGCTTCATGATTATGTAGAGTCAGGGGAAGAGTTCCTGCAGCGTTACAAGGATAAAGAGAAGATTATAGGAAACGAAATCGCCTTTAACAAGAGGAAATATGCCTTTGCCGATGGTTATTCCTACAGCGGGCAGCCGATCATTGTCAGTGAATTCGGCGGCATTGCCTTTAAAAATGAGGCGGGTTGGGGTTACGGCCATCAGGAGTCCTCAGAAGAATCATTCGTGGCAAGACTAAAAGCGATACACCATGCTATTAAGAATACAGATTATATTGCCGGGTATTGCTATACACAGATTACAGATGTGCAGCAGGAGATGAATGGGCTGCTGACGGAGTCGCGAAAGTTAAAAGTACCCATGGAAGTTATAAAGGAGATGAACCAATCCTAG
- a CDS encoding carbohydrate ABC transporter permease, with protein MAVIFVIPLVWMFVVSLKPEGVSAITVAEWTDFSDLTISNYAKVLTESQILRWTWNSFVIGAVTTLITVIISSLGAFAFSRKKFRSKGFLFILCVSGLLIPTEAMLIPLYETVLSIDLLDNMWGIILPSLTNPLGLILIKQFMDGLPKDYMEAAQIDGGRDFRLWWSIYMPLTRSAMIAIGIFYFIMSWNNFIWPYIAINSEENMVLSTGLPTFLSNNVLHVNTIMAASAIAAIPTMIVYIFLQKHIVQGVSMTGVKG; from the coding sequence TTGGCAGTCATATTTGTAATTCCTTTAGTTTGGATGTTTGTCGTTTCCTTGAAGCCCGAAGGCGTATCCGCGATTACGGTGGCAGAGTGGACGGACTTCTCAGACTTAACGATTAGCAACTATGCCAAGGTATTAACCGAATCGCAAATTTTGAGATGGACCTGGAATAGCTTCGTGATCGGAGCCGTAACTACATTGATTACCGTGATCATTAGCTCGTTAGGGGCCTTTGCTTTTTCACGCAAAAAGTTTAGATCCAAAGGGTTCTTATTTATTTTATGCGTGTCCGGACTACTCATTCCGACGGAAGCGATGTTGATTCCTTTATACGAGACGGTCTTAAGCATCGATTTGCTGGATAATATGTGGGGTATTATTTTGCCCAGCCTGACGAATCCGCTTGGACTGATCTTGATTAAGCAATTTATGGATGGGCTGCCGAAGGATTATATGGAAGCAGCACAAATTGACGGGGGGCGGGATTTCCGCTTATGGTGGTCGATCTATATGCCTCTAACGCGTTCAGCCATGATTGCAATTGGTATTTTCTATTTCATTATGTCCTGGAATAATTTCATCTGGCCGTATATCGCGATTAATTCCGAAGAAAACATGGTGCTGTCTACAGGCTTGCCGACCTTCCTATCGAATAATGTGCTGCATGTGAACACGATTATGGCAGCCAGTGCGATCGCTGCTATTCCTACGATGATTGTTTATATTTTTCTCCAGAAGCATATCGTCCAGGGTGTATCTATGACAGGGGTTAAGGGTTGA
- a CDS encoding sugar ABC transporter permease, producing MKAQQAASGWKRQLKNEFSAIAFLAPFLIPLLVFYIWPLLRGAYISLHSWTILGMEKYVGFNNYTKILTNSDFYKYLWNSLYFVILVVPIIISLGLLLALLIHRKIPFQTMFRSIYFLPYVLSVSVISFIWLRMFDSKHGLVNVILETLGLSSVHWLTSPNAAWWSIVIATVWWTVGFVMVLFLAGLQEISQELYEAADIDGASSFHKFRFITLPGLSSVMKVQIFFQIIAGLKLFGQVQIMTNGGPGDTTNTIIRYIYVTGFKKDMFGLAAAQSTLFCIFMLLIAAVQYMVVNRKES from the coding sequence GTGAAAGCTCAGCAAGCAGCAAGCGGGTGGAAAAGGCAATTGAAAAATGAGTTTTCAGCCATTGCATTTCTAGCCCCATTTTTAATTCCGCTTCTTGTTTTCTATATTTGGCCATTGCTTAGAGGCGCTTATATTAGTCTTCATTCCTGGACGATTCTGGGGATGGAGAAGTATGTGGGCTTCAATAATTATACAAAAATATTGACGAACAGCGATTTTTATAAATATTTATGGAACAGCCTGTATTTTGTCATTTTAGTCGTTCCGATCATTATTTCGCTCGGTCTGTTGCTGGCTCTGTTAATTCACCGCAAGATTCCGTTTCAGACGATGTTCCGATCGATTTACTTTCTGCCATACGTACTTTCCGTTTCTGTCATTAGCTTTATTTGGCTCCGAATGTTCGATTCCAAGCATGGACTCGTCAATGTCATCCTGGAGACTCTAGGGTTATCCTCAGTTCACTGGCTTACCAGTCCTAATGCGGCTTGGTGGTCCATTGTCATTGCTACGGTGTGGTGGACGGTCGGCTTTGTCATGGTATTGTTCCTGGCAGGGCTGCAGGAAATATCCCAGGAGCTCTATGAGGCTGCTGATATTGACGGCGCGTCTTCGTTTCATAAATTCCGGTTCATTACGCTTCCGGGTTTATCTTCTGTGATGAAGGTGCAAATCTTTTTTCAAATCATCGCGGGCTTAAAGCTGTTCGGGCAGGTTCAGATAATGACCAATGGCGGACCCGGGGATACGACGAATACGATCATCCGTTACATCTATGTGACGGGATTCAAGAAGGATATGTTCGGGCTTGCAGCCGCACAATCGACGTTGTTTTGTATTTTTATGCTGTTGATTGCCGCGGTTCAATACATGGTTGTTAACAGAAAAGAGTCGTAA
- a CDS encoding ABC transporter substrate-binding protein: MARKNRFTTMLFLMLVIVLIAAGCSSKGNSPANSGKAAETNNGPGGSGTGGAVEITFWNLFGGGEGDFVDQIVDGFNGSQQEVKVKTLRLESGEYYAKFGTALASGKGPDVAVAHADRLAPFVKAGQLSALNELTEKAGFDFSEITDSNVESVSYDGIPYAVPIDTHFHMFYYNKDLLGEAGLLNEDGTPRFGEISPEGFKQFLTEIKSKVPGVTPFSVNTPYFHEPFYNLYYQAGGSILTDDLSQADINNEKAIDVLKFYLDLYDQGLSDINDKTPWDTFHSGKSATWFGGVWEAGWHLGEEGLNVGITSIPPIFGSETHWAASHTLVIPEYVTEEKQVAAMKFMKYFTLEGGKIWAQAGHVPAAKAVTASDEYMNLPYREEFVASQKTVKHAPKTDRYNAIDTVVKDVLQAVIFKTMTPEDGVKGMEKDINEILQN; the protein is encoded by the coding sequence ATGGCTAGAAAGAACAGGTTCACGACAATGTTATTCTTGATGCTTGTGATCGTGCTGATTGCAGCAGGCTGCTCCAGCAAAGGGAACAGTCCAGCCAACTCGGGAAAGGCAGCGGAGACGAATAACGGCCCAGGCGGCAGTGGGACTGGCGGGGCGGTCGAAATAACGTTTTGGAATCTATTTGGGGGCGGGGAAGGCGATTTTGTCGATCAGATCGTAGACGGTTTTAACGGCTCTCAGCAAGAGGTTAAGGTCAAAACGCTGCGGCTGGAATCGGGTGAGTATTATGCCAAGTTCGGTACAGCACTCGCTTCCGGCAAAGGCCCGGATGTAGCGGTAGCTCATGCTGACCGGCTTGCACCTTTTGTTAAGGCGGGTCAATTGAGCGCGCTGAATGAGCTGACGGAGAAGGCCGGCTTTGATTTCAGCGAAATTACGGATAGCAACGTGGAAAGCGTCAGCTATGACGGAATTCCCTATGCCGTTCCTATCGATACCCATTTCCACATGTTCTACTACAATAAAGATTTGCTTGGGGAGGCCGGGCTGCTAAATGAGGATGGCACACCGCGGTTTGGCGAGATTTCTCCTGAAGGCTTCAAGCAATTCCTGACAGAGATCAAGAGCAAGGTTCCAGGGGTAACACCGTTTAGTGTGAATACGCCGTACTTTCATGAGCCCTTCTACAATTTATATTATCAGGCTGGCGGCAGTATTTTGACGGATGATCTGAGTCAAGCCGACATCAACAATGAGAAAGCCATAGACGTACTGAAATTTTATTTGGATCTCTATGATCAGGGTCTTAGCGATATTAACGACAAGACGCCTTGGGATACATTCCATAGCGGAAAATCCGCGACATGGTTTGGCGGCGTGTGGGAAGCGGGCTGGCATCTTGGGGAAGAAGGCCTGAATGTCGGCATTACCTCGATTCCTCCGATCTTCGGCAGCGAGACGCATTGGGCAGCCTCCCATACTCTCGTTATTCCTGAATATGTGACGGAAGAGAAGCAGGTTGCTGCAATGAAATTTATGAAGTATTTTACGCTTGAGGGCGGGAAAATTTGGGCGCAAGCGGGTCATGTTCCAGCAGCGAAGGCGGTCACTGCCAGTGATGAATACATGAACCTTCCGTATCGGGAAGAGTTTGTCGCCTCGCAAAAAACGGTCAAGCATGCACCTAAGACGGATCGGTACAATGCGATCGATACGGTGGTGAAGGATGTGCTTCAGGCTGTTATTTTTAAAACGATGACGCCGGAAGATGGGGTAAAGGGCATGGAGAAGGATATTAACGAAATTCTTCAAAATTAA
- a CDS encoding response regulator, which yields MYKVLIVDDEHFVRYGIKAMIDWESIGFDVVGEASNGTEGLLVFEELAPDVVISDIKMPVMDGIEFVSQVRALDRQVKLILLTCLDDFEYAQKAIRLGITDYLIKSDIMPKDLEQVMMNLKTVLDEAQYAAGHSPGKQAHEESNKDRVTKEALLMGLAHGTILEAHITEEKLQAAGLTPCKTPRILLYIGIDDLEKLRSRHSEDEIIMLHTRGIEATREICSFGSEDNEIISGSTGLWTVLCKGISADAAEELAQRVISRISDELGLSVTLGVSSPFYTLLELRNAYLEAEHRYRLKLFIGCGIVIGQEFVYETDIAAKPVPVMNKKLNDYLYSLDREAMQQYLVDTFDHVKTRLDYEGVHLISIELLLNLTNMYLELSHDHEWLYERKKELFDQIKQLETLEEIIAWFVQIYAELIQNMRAVYSSDQGSIAKAIQYIEQNYDQDLSLQVLSQHVHLSKNYFSNLFKREMGEGVIDYITKVRLERAKALLRNTDLKSSEIGILVGISDSKYFSKLFKKMTGATPSEYRDGMKSM from the coding sequence ATGTACAAAGTACTGATCGTTGATGATGAGCATTTCGTCCGATATGGAATTAAAGCGATGATAGACTGGGAAAGTATAGGGTTCGATGTCGTGGGTGAAGCGAGCAACGGCACGGAAGGGCTGCTTGTTTTTGAGGAATTGGCGCCAGATGTCGTCATATCCGATATCAAAATGCCTGTCATGGATGGGATCGAGTTTGTCAGTCAGGTCAGGGCATTGGATCGGCAGGTCAAGCTGATTCTGCTGACTTGCCTTGACGATTTTGAGTATGCTCAGAAGGCAATACGTCTTGGGATTACAGATTATTTGATCAAGTCCGATATTATGCCCAAGGATTTGGAGCAGGTGATGATGAATCTGAAGACCGTTCTGGACGAGGCTCAATATGCTGCTGGTCATTCCCCGGGTAAGCAAGCGCACGAGGAATCGAATAAGGATCGCGTTACCAAAGAAGCATTGCTAATGGGGCTGGCACACGGCACGATTTTAGAGGCCCACATCACCGAGGAGAAACTGCAAGCAGCAGGCCTGACTCCCTGCAAGACTCCTCGAATCTTACTGTATATCGGGATCGATGATTTGGAGAAGCTGAGAAGTCGCCACTCAGAAGATGAGATCATTATGCTCCATACCAGGGGGATTGAAGCGACTAGGGAAATATGCTCCTTCGGTTCGGAGGATAACGAAATTATCTCTGGAAGCACGGGGCTGTGGACTGTACTGTGCAAAGGTATTTCTGCTGATGCGGCAGAGGAATTGGCGCAGCGGGTCATCTCGCGAATCTCTGACGAATTAGGATTATCGGTAACCCTTGGAGTGAGCAGTCCGTTCTATACCTTGCTAGAGCTCCGGAATGCTTATTTAGAGGCTGAGCATCGCTATCGGCTGAAGCTGTTTATCGGATGCGGCATCGTGATAGGCCAAGAATTTGTATATGAAACTGACATTGCGGCGAAGCCGGTTCCGGTGATGAACAAGAAGCTGAATGATTATTTGTATTCCTTGGATCGTGAAGCGATGCAGCAGTATCTTGTGGATACCTTCGATCATGTAAAGACAAGGCTCGACTATGAAGGCGTGCATCTAATATCTATTGAACTGCTGCTGAATTTGACCAATATGTATTTGGAATTATCCCATGATCATGAATGGCTGTATGAACGGAAGAAGGAATTGTTTGACCAGATTAAGCAGCTTGAGACGCTGGAGGAGATTATAGCGTGGTTCGTGCAGATCTATGCAGAACTGATCCAGAATATGCGGGCCGTCTATTCAAGTGATCAAGGAAGCATTGCGAAGGCCATTCAGTACATCGAGCAGAACTATGATCAAGATCTGTCGCTCCAAGTGCTAAGCCAGCATGTTCATCTTAGTAAAAATTACTTCTCCAACTTGTTTAAGCGGGAAATGGGCGAAGGGGTCATCGACTATATTACCAAAGTTCGGCTTGAGCGTGCCAAAGCCTTGCTCCGCAATACAGATCTTAAGAGCAGTGAGATCGGCATATTGGTCGGCATATCCGACTCGAAGTATTTCTCCAAACTGTTTAAAAAAATGACAGGCGCAACACCAAGCGAATACAGGGATGGGATGAAGTCCATGTAA